The following proteins are encoded in a genomic region of Clostridium kluyveri:
- a CDS encoding NAD(+)/NADH kinase produces the protein MKNIGINVNTTKDPNKEMLNFIVESIKNIDRSVNIKTYENCMGLDENESSSLDVIIVLGGDGTILNTSRNVLRSKTPILGINIGHLGFLAQVEINSVEAALEKLFKGEYTIEKRDMIQCTYNEGNKIKRYDGLNDVVLYRGIKSRIQRYDVYINDAFYNSFSGDGIIICTSTGSTAYNLSAGGPIIHPLLDVLCLTPMYSQFFASRSIVLDSRSRISISIEKNYEDSFLSIDGQKWVAVNGSQTIKINKSKNKRRLIKFDDAYFNTLREKIIFNAKGCEGGIL, from the coding sequence ATGAAGAATATAGGAATTAACGTTAATACAACAAAAGATCCAAATAAAGAAATGCTCAATTTTATAGTAGAAAGTATAAAAAATATAGATAGAAGTGTAAATATAAAGACATATGAAAATTGTATGGGGCTTGATGAAAATGAAAGCAGCAGTCTGGATGTAATTATAGTACTTGGAGGAGATGGAACTATATTAAACACTTCTAGAAATGTACTTAGATCAAAGACTCCTATACTTGGAATTAATATAGGTCACTTAGGTTTTTTGGCACAGGTGGAAATAAACAGTGTGGAAGCTGCACTAGAGAAACTTTTTAAAGGAGAGTATACAATTGAAAAAAGGGATATGATTCAGTGCACCTACAATGAAGGTAATAAAATAAAAAGGTACGATGGATTAAATGATGTGGTATTATATAGGGGAATTAAGTCAAGAATACAAAGATATGATGTGTATATAAATGATGCTTTTTATAATAGTTTTAGTGGAGATGGTATTATTATCTGTACCTCTACAGGGTCTACGGCATATAATTTATCTGCAGGGGGTCCTATAATACACCCACTCTTAGATGTATTATGCTTAACACCTATGTATTCCCAATTTTTTGCATCTAGAAGTATCGTATTAGACAGTAGATCTCGTATAAGTATATCAATAGAAAAGAATTATGAAGATTCATTTTTATCTATTGATGGCCAAAAATGGGTAGCAGTGAATGGCTCTCAAACCATAAAAATAAATAAATCCAAAAACAAAAGAAGACTTATTAAGTTTGATGATGCCTATTTTAATACACTTAGAGAAAAAATTATTTTTAATGCAAAAGGATGTGAAGGTGGAATATTATGA
- the spo0A gene encoding sporulation transcription factor Spo0A: MEESKISVVIADDNKEFCNILNDYLLNQRDIMVTGIAKDGVEALKLIEEKRPDLVVLDIIMPHLDGLGVLEELNNMNVEPMPRIIVLSAVGQDKITQRAITLGADYYVVKPFDMDVFTQRIRQMFNSVISSGEEVKKTVSFIDAGEVRVQRDNPTDLEQEITNIIHEIGVPAHIKGYMYLREAITMVVNNMELLSAVTKELYPSIAKKYNTTASRVERAIRHAIEVAWSRGQVETINRIFGYTIHNDKGKPTNSEFIAMVADKLRLKNRVS, encoded by the coding sequence ATGGAAGAATCAAAAATAAGTGTAGTTATTGCAGATGATAACAAAGAATTTTGTAATATTTTAAATGATTATCTTTTAAATCAAAGAGATATAATGGTTACAGGTATTGCAAAAGATGGAGTGGAAGCTCTTAAGCTAATTGAAGAAAAAAGACCGGATTTAGTGGTATTAGATATAATAATGCCTCATCTTGACGGACTTGGAGTATTAGAAGAATTAAATAACATGAATGTGGAGCCAATGCCTCGGATAATAGTTCTATCTGCAGTGGGACAGGACAAGATAACCCAAAGAGCTATAACACTTGGTGCAGATTATTATGTAGTAAAGCCCTTTGATATGGATGTATTTACTCAGAGAATTAGACAGATGTTTAATAGCGTTATAAGCAGCGGGGAAGAGGTGAAGAAGACCGTATCTTTTATAGATGCAGGAGAAGTAAGGGTACAAAGAGATAATCCTACTGATTTGGAACAGGAAATAACAAATATAATACATGAGATAGGTGTACCTGCACATATAAAAGGATATATGTATTTAAGAGAGGCAATAACCATGGTAGTAAATAATATGGAATTATTATCTGCAGTTACAAAAGAACTATATCCATCCATAGCAAAAAAATATAATACTACTGCCAGCAGAGTTGAAAGGGCAATAAGACATGCGATTGAAGTAGCTTGGTCAAGGGGGCAGGTAGAAACTATAAATAGAATATTTGGATATACCATACATAATGATAAAGGCAAGCCAACAAATAGTGAGTTTATAGCTATGGTTGCTGATAAACTAAGATTAAAAAATAGAGTTAGTTAA
- the dxs gene encoding 1-deoxy-D-xylulose-5-phosphate synthase: MFNLLDNYKDVNDIKKMSLDEKKQLALEIREFLIENVSKTGGHLASNLGVVELTLSLFSIFDLNHDKLIWDVGHQAYVHKLLTGRKDKFHTLRQFGGISGFPKRCESVYDFFETGHSSTSISAALGMARARDLKGEKHNVVAVIGDGALTGGMALEALNDVGYRKTKLIIILNDNQMSIGKNVGGVSRYLNKLRVDPKYNKFKEEVESTLKKIPNIGKGMAKYLERLKNGIKKMVVSGMFFEDIGIKYLGPIDGHNIKDLTEVMTAAKKVNNPVIIHVITKKGKGYEFAEKNPGKFHGIGPFNCNNGEIAATSTNTYSKVFGDEMVNLAREDKKIVVITAAMRDGTGLQNFAKEFPERFFDVGIAEQHAVTLAGGMAVEGLKPVFAVYSTFLQRSYDQLLHDICIQKLPVVFAVDRAGIVGDDGETHQGIFDLSYLTEMPNMTVMSPKCMAELTHMLKWALNQNYPIAIRYPRGGDNVYLTPLEDFEFGRWEYILNKGKIALVAQGRMVEHAVLAAEKLEQMGILVRVISACFIKPLDKVMLRELVEEDVTIITIEDNIIRGGLGSYILEYVNTLHRKVDVINLGFKDEFVTHGKPSILYKLYGLDTESIVDKVLKVVKLSGIF; this comes from the coding sequence ATGTTTAATTTATTAGATAATTATAAAGATGTAAATGACATAAAAAAAATGTCTTTAGATGAGAAAAAACAGCTGGCTTTAGAAATTAGAGAATTTTTAATTGAAAATGTGTCTAAAACGGGAGGGCATTTAGCATCCAATTTGGGGGTTGTAGAACTTACATTAAGTTTATTTAGTATTTTTGATTTAAATCATGATAAGCTTATATGGGATGTAGGACATCAAGCTTATGTGCATAAGCTTCTTACAGGAAGAAAAGATAAATTTCATACCTTAAGACAATTTGGAGGAATAAGCGGGTTTCCTAAAAGATGTGAAAGTGTGTATGATTTCTTTGAAACTGGACACAGCAGTACTTCCATATCTGCAGCACTAGGTATGGCCAGAGCTAGAGACTTAAAGGGAGAAAAACATAATGTGGTGGCAGTTATAGGAGACGGAGCATTAACGGGAGGAATGGCACTGGAGGCACTAAATGACGTAGGCTACAGAAAGACAAAACTTATAATAATACTAAATGACAATCAAATGTCCATAGGGAAAAATGTAGGAGGAGTATCTAGATATTTAAATAAATTAAGAGTAGATCCAAAGTATAATAAATTTAAAGAAGAAGTGGAAAGTACATTAAAAAAAATACCTAATATAGGGAAAGGTATGGCTAAATATCTTGAAAGATTAAAAAATGGAATAAAAAAAATGGTAGTATCGGGAATGTTCTTTGAAGATATAGGAATAAAGTATTTAGGGCCCATAGATGGACATAATATAAAGGACCTTACGGAAGTTATGACTGCTGCAAAAAAAGTAAATAATCCAGTTATTATTCATGTAATAACTAAAAAAGGCAAGGGTTATGAATTTGCAGAGAAAAATCCAGGTAAATTTCATGGAATAGGGCCTTTCAATTGTAATAATGGAGAGATAGCAGCTACCTCCACCAATACATATTCCAAGGTCTTTGGAGATGAAATGGTAAACTTAGCAAGAGAAGATAAAAAAATAGTAGTTATAACTGCTGCCATGAGGGATGGCACTGGACTTCAAAATTTTGCAAAAGAATTTCCAGAAAGATTTTTTGATGTGGGAATTGCAGAACAACATGCTGTAACTTTAGCAGGAGGAATGGCAGTGGAAGGATTAAAACCTGTATTTGCAGTTTATTCTACTTTTCTTCAGAGAAGTTATGATCAGCTTCTTCATGATATATGTATTCAAAAGCTGCCGGTGGTTTTTGCTGTGGACAGGGCAGGAATTGTGGGAGATGATGGAGAAACTCATCAGGGTATATTTGATTTGTCCTATTTAACTGAAATGCCTAATATGACTGTTATGTCACCTAAATGTATGGCTGAACTTACACATATGCTAAAGTGGGCATTAAATCAAAATTATCCTATAGCTATAAGGTATCCTCGGGGAGGGGATAATGTATACCTTACGCCTTTAGAAGATTTTGAATTTGGCAGATGGGAATATATTTTAAATAAAGGGAAAATAGCATTGGTAGCCCAGGGAAGAATGGTGGAGCATGCAGTCTTGGCGGCAGAAAAACTTGAACAAATGGGAATTTTAGTAAGAGTTATAAGTGCCTGTTTTATCAAGCCCTTAGATAAGGTGATGCTTCGGGAGTTGGTGGAAGAGGATGTGACTATTATAACTATTGAGGATAATATAATAAGAGGCGGTCTTGGATCCTATATATTGGAGTATGTAAATACATTACATAGAAAAGTAGATGTAATAAATTTAGGATTTAAAGATGAGTTTGTAACACATGGGAAACCAAGTATTTTATATAAATTGTATGGACTTGATACAGAAAGTATTGTAGATAAAGTACTTAAAGTAGTGAAATTAAGTGGTATATTTTAA
- a CDS encoding TlyA family RNA methyltransferase produces the protein MSEPKERIDVLLVDKGIFSSRERARASIMAGEIFVDGRRVDKCGQNIKRSSNIEFRGEKLPFVSRGGLKLQKALKKFDIVLKDKVCLDIGASTGGFTDCMLQNGAKKVFSIDVGYGQFAWKLRTDERVVCMERTNIRYVTFQDIGEYCDFASIDVSFISLKKVLPAVINLLKEDGSIIALIKPQFEAGREKVGKKGVVREQSTHIEVIKAIVTFLKENNLKIISLDYSPIKGPEGNIEYLIYFTKEKEINELFEEEDINTIVRSSHGELNGEEL, from the coding sequence ATGTCAGAACCAAAGGAAAGAATAGATGTACTTTTAGTAGATAAAGGTATTTTTTCCTCAAGAGAGAGGGCAAGAGCCAGTATTATGGCAGGAGAAATATTTGTAGATGGACGGAGAGTAGATAAGTGTGGACAAAATATAAAAAGAAGCTCTAATATAGAATTCAGAGGAGAAAAGCTTCCTTTTGTGAGCCGAGGAGGGTTAAAATTACAAAAAGCCTTAAAAAAATTTGATATAGTTTTAAAAGACAAGGTATGTCTGGATATAGGAGCATCTACGGGGGGATTTACGGACTGCATGCTCCAGAATGGAGCTAAAAAAGTATTTTCCATAGATGTAGGATACGGTCAGTTTGCGTGGAAGCTTAGAACAGATGAGAGAGTAGTATGTATGGAAAGGACAAATATAAGGTATGTAACTTTTCAGGATATAGGGGAATATTGTGATTTTGCAAGTATAGATGTTTCCTTTATATCACTTAAAAAAGTTCTACCTGCAGTTATAAACTTATTAAAGGAAGATGGAAGTATAATAGCTCTTATAAAACCCCAGTTTGAAGCAGGAAGGGAAAAAGTGGGGAAGAAAGGAGTAGTTAGAGAACAATCTACCCATATAGAAGTTATTAAAGCAATTGTAACTTTTTTAAAAGAAAATAATTTAAAAATAATTTCTCTTGATTATTCACCTATAAAGGGACCCGAAGGAAATATAGAATATTTAATATATTTTACCAAGGAAAAAGAAATAAATGAATTGTTTGAAGAAGAGGATATAAATACTATAGTAAGATCATCACATGGGGAACTGAATGGAGAGGAACTATGA
- the spoIVB gene encoding SpoIVB peptidase: MAKKFRNILYWMLIPILFVISVAYYKENIYKNIHWFQNNKMKSTFNTVAASDVTVYLGGQPIGVKLNTKGVLVVAFCDVETSKGKVSSPAASAGIQIGDNIIKINDTVVKNSEQTQAEINKTKGKDIKIVIERDGNSIEKVVKAVSGIDDNNYKIGLWIRDSTAGIGTLTFYDEKSGMFAALGHPIIDIDTGTRLNINSGEIVESSIVSVKKGAKGNPGELKGIFVNEEAKLGNIEKNTECGVFGKGNNKLKKGSNCIKIGLRNEIKEGPAKILTTVDGDNPEFYNIEIEKLLSQDLPGPKSMVIKVTDNRLLNKTGGIVQGMSGSPIIQNDKLVGAVTHVLINKPDVGYGIYIDWMLKDTNILSK; encoded by the coding sequence ATGGCAAAAAAATTTAGAAATATTCTGTATTGGATGTTAATTCCTATCCTGTTTGTAATATCAGTTGCCTATTATAAAGAAAATATATATAAAAATATTCATTGGTTTCAAAATAATAAAATGAAATCTACATTTAATACAGTGGCAGCTAGTGATGTTACTGTATATTTAGGTGGTCAGCCTATCGGGGTAAAGTTAAATACTAAAGGAGTCCTGGTAGTGGCTTTTTGTGATGTAGAGACTTCAAAAGGTAAGGTTTCAAGTCCAGCTGCATCAGCTGGAATACAAATAGGGGATAATATAATTAAAATAAATGATACTGTGGTAAAAAATTCTGAACAGACTCAAGCTGAAATAAATAAGACAAAAGGTAAAGATATTAAAATAGTAATAGAAAGAGATGGAAACAGTATAGAAAAGGTAGTAAAAGCTGTTAGTGGTATAGATGATAATAATTATAAAATAGGTTTATGGATAAGAGATTCTACTGCTGGAATAGGAACTCTAACCTTTTATGATGAAAAGAGTGGTATGTTTGCTGCATTAGGCCATCCCATAATAGATATAGATACAGGCACAAGATTGAATATAAATTCAGGAGAAATAGTAGAATCTTCTATTGTATCGGTTAAAAAGGGTGCCAAGGGAAATCCAGGGGAGTTGAAAGGTATATTTGTCAATGAAGAAGCTAAGCTTGGAAATATAGAAAAGAATACGGAATGCGGGGTATTTGGCAAGGGAAACAATAAGCTTAAAAAAGGAAGCAATTGTATTAAAATCGGTCTTAGAAATGAAATTAAAGAAGGTCCCGCTAAAATTTTAACTACCGTAGATGGGGATAATCCTGAGTTTTATAATATAGAGATAGAAAAATTGTTGTCACAGGATTTACCAGGACCTAAAAGTATGGTTATAAAAGTTACAGATAATAGGTTATTAAATAAAACAGGAGGAATAGTTCAAGGTATGAGTGGAAGTCCCATAATTCAAAATGATAAATTAGTGGGAGCAGTAACCCATGTGCTTATAAATAAACCTGATGTAGGGTATGGAATTTATATAGATTGGATGTTAAAAGATACAAATATATTGTCAAAATAA
- the recN gene encoding DNA repair protein RecN, with amino-acid sequence MLLQLNINNFALIEKLIISFESGFNILSGETGAGKSILIDAINYVMGSKFNKDLIRTGKNKTFVEAVFTIENPKTFEILNEEDISGEENMVIISRESFQSGRTIAKVNGKSVLISNLRKISSTLLDIHGQHDSQNLLAEENHINYLDYYGESVLHSPLKDYRKKYESLNDVKRKIYEISEKEGDREKIVDFLKYQIDEIDSANLVEGEEEKLNEKFKIFSNREKINSVINDCYIKLYSGKEGQISVYDSLGVIIKQLNSIKNIMPEIDNIHNSFESIYYDVEGNIEDLRSIKDNFYYDVNELEYINNRINEINNFKNKYGSNIENILNYRDKMKAEYEEMKNMSQVIEKLNLEKIKLEELLKLKGEEIHKIRSRLAEDLEKKIKNELDFVGLEKSKFKIQVKLEDKFTSKGMDDVKFYIATNPGEPLKPLEKIVSGGELSRIMLALKTVFIDKDFIPSVIFDEIDTGISGRIAQCVAEKMYAISKKHQVFCVTHLPQIACMSDIHYWVSKQVIDNMTYTKVKKMDKREKECEIARMIGGSEVTKITLEHARELINMADLKKDKIK; translated from the coding sequence ATGCTGCTTCAATTAAATATAAACAATTTTGCCCTTATAGAAAAATTAATTATATCTTTTGAATCAGGCTTTAATATACTTTCTGGAGAAACCGGAGCAGGCAAGTCAATACTCATCGATGCCATAAATTATGTCATGGGGAGTAAATTTAATAAAGATTTAATAAGAACAGGTAAAAATAAAACTTTTGTGGAAGCTGTTTTTACTATAGAAAATCCTAAAACTTTTGAAATATTGAATGAAGAAGATATTTCTGGAGAAGAGAACATGGTTATAATCAGCAGAGAATCCTTTCAATCTGGAAGAACTATTGCAAAGGTAAATGGAAAGTCTGTTTTAATATCTAATTTAAGGAAAATAAGCAGTACATTACTGGATATACATGGACAACATGATAGTCAGAACTTGTTGGCAGAAGAAAATCATATAAATTATTTGGACTATTATGGAGAAAGTGTTCTTCATAGCCCATTAAAGGATTATAGAAAAAAATATGAAAGTTTAAATGATGTTAAAAGAAAAATATATGAAATATCAGAAAAAGAGGGGGATAGAGAAAAAATTGTAGATTTTCTAAAATATCAGATAGATGAAATAGATTCTGCAAATTTAGTAGAAGGAGAAGAAGAAAAATTAAATGAAAAATTCAAAATTTTCTCAAATCGGGAAAAGATAAATTCTGTTATCAATGACTGTTATATAAAATTATACAGTGGAAAAGAGGGACAAATTTCCGTATATGATAGTTTAGGAGTAATTATAAAACAATTGAATTCCATAAAAAATATTATGCCTGAAATTGACAATATACATAATTCCTTTGAAAGTATATATTATGATGTAGAGGGAAATATAGAGGATTTAAGGAGTATTAAAGATAATTTTTACTATGATGTAAATGAACTGGAGTACATAAATAATAGAATAAATGAGATTAATAATTTTAAAAATAAATATGGGAGTAATATAGAGAATATACTAAATTACAGAGATAAAATGAAAGCTGAATATGAAGAAATGAAAAATATGTCTCAGGTTATAGAAAAATTAAATTTGGAAAAAATAAAATTAGAAGAGTTACTTAAATTAAAAGGTGAAGAAATCCATAAAATAAGAAGTAGGTTAGCAGAGGATTTAGAAAAAAAAATTAAAAATGAATTGGATTTTGTAGGACTTGAAAAAAGTAAATTTAAAATACAAGTTAAATTGGAAGATAAATTTACTTCAAAAGGCATGGATGATGTAAAATTTTATATAGCTACAAATCCCGGAGAACCATTGAAGCCCCTAGAAAAAATTGTATCTGGAGGAGAACTCTCCAGAATAATGCTGGCATTAAAAACAGTGTTTATAGACAAGGATTTTATTCCCTCTGTTATATTTGACGAAATAGATACGGGTATAAGTGGGAGAATAGCACAGTGTGTAGCAGAAAAAATGTATGCAATATCTAAAAAGCATCAGGTATTTTGTGTTACCCATCTTCCTCAAATTGCATGTATGTCAGATATTCACTATTGGGTTTCAAAACAGGTAATTGATAATATGACCTACACTAAAGTTAAAAAAATGGATAAAAGGGAAAAGGAATGTGAAATAGCCAGAATGATAGGAGGCAGTGAAGTTACAAAAATTACTTTAGAACATGCAAGAGAACTTATTAATATGGCGGATTTAAAAAAGGATAAAATTAAATAG
- a CDS encoding arginine repressor, which yields MKVTRHAKILEIINSDNIETQEELAEKLKGSGMNVTQATVSRDIKELKLIKVLSDNGRYKYATISRTESFLSNKLVNIFSQTVVSVENIDNFVVIKTISGSASAAAEAIDSLGFIGIAGTIAGDNTIFVMARDREKAHGITQKMKKMISQ from the coding sequence ATGAAGGTAACTAGACACGCTAAAATACTGGAGATTATTAATTCAGATAATATTGAAACTCAAGAGGAATTAGCAGAAAAACTTAAAGGCAGCGGCATGAATGTAACTCAAGCTACTGTTTCTAGAGATATAAAAGAGCTGAAACTTATAAAGGTATTATCAGATAATGGGAGATATAAGTATGCAACTATATCTCGTACGGAAAGTTTTTTATCTAATAAGCTTGTAAATATATTTTCTCAAACTGTAGTAAGCGTTGAAAATATAGATAATTTTGTGGTTATAAAGACTATTTCAGGCTCTGCCTCTGCAGCAGCGGAAGCTATAGATTCTCTAGGTTTTATAGGTATAGCAGGAACTATAGCCGGAGATAATACTATATTTGTAATGGCCAGGGACAGAGAGAAAGCTCACGGTATAACTCAAAAGATGAAAAAAATGATTTCACAATAG